The sequence AATAAACTAAAAAAATAACGTGAAGGGGGGAACACATACATTTACACAATTCACCCCTCTTTTTTTCCCATTCTATACGATCACCTCACTCAGGGTCCGCACAAGGATCCGCATCGCATAGTGAATGCCGAGAAGGCGCACTAGGAAGATTTTTAGCTCCCTCCCCCTATCATTTTTCGGATGCGACCTACCTCTTTTTAAAGACAGCGCTATTACATGAGAATGGGAGTTGTTAAGGAGCGAGAAACGCATGAAAGTCGTGATTTCGTTGGGTGGTATCTTCTTCACGGATGCTGAGAAGCTGAAGAACGTGGCTGCGATACTCGATGAACTTGCGCACTCGTACGATCTCTGTGTCGTTACCGGCGGCGGTGTAAAAGCGCGCGAATATATAGAACTCGCACGTGAGCTGGGTGCGAACGAAGCGCTCTGCGATTATATGGGCATAGCCCTGACGCGAATAAATGCGAAATTGCTTATCGCGGCGTTGGAACGCGCGTATCCAGAACCGTTTTTGGATTATAAAGACGTTGCGGTGGCAAAGGCAATCGGCGGCGAGGGTGCTGCGCGGATAGCAGTTATGGGTGGAGTGAGTCCCGGCTATACCACAGATGCCGTGGCTGCGATTCTCGCAGAATACGTCAATGCGGACTTGATCCTCATCGTGACCTCGGTCGACGGTGTTTACGATGCGGACCCGCGTACGAACTCAAACGCAAAGAAATACAACAAGCTCTCGCCGAAGGAACTCGTCGCGGTTACCATGAAGGGTGAATTAAAAGCCGGCTCACGAATTGTTATTGACCCGGTTGCCGCGAAGATAATCGAACGAAGCGGAATAAAGACCATAGTCATCGACGGCAGAAGCGATCCACGTGTAATTATCGATGCCATTCACGGCACGCATAACGGCACGGAGATAGCGAAGTAAAATCACTCACGTTAGGTTCGTTCGCATCGGATTGAGCACTTTCAGTCCGATTTTTGCAGCTTCGGCCTCTATCGCACCCCGTTTCCGCTTACCAACAGTGGCGGCGATGCGCACTGCCATCTCCTCGCTCGCGGCCTCCGCCTGAGCAAGATCGTTCGGATTAAAAACGAGCATTTCTCGCACGCCCGAAGGATGCAATCCCCGTTCTTCCTTCTTCCTCCGGTAGCCTACCTGGACCCGTGCACCTTTCGCCGCTATATGCTCCCGCATCTTATTATCATGTCCGCGAGGCCGTCTCCAGCTCTTGCTCAGCTTCTTCTTCGTCCGCCATCCGTATCGCTCGAATTTTATCCTTCTTCGCCTCATCATCTTGCCGAACCCTTCTTTTAAGAAAGACGTTTTACTAAAGAATCTTAGTCCCCTTTCGGCTTGTCCGCGGTGACACTCATATTCTGCAACAGCTTTTGTGACGCGGAATTGTCGCTTAAAGTTTCACGAGGGTCACGTCGAATATGTTCTGCACGTCCTTTATCTCGTCGATACACCCTTCGCTGACCAGACTGTCTATGTTAATCACCATCACCGCTTCCCCGCCGACCTTCTCTCGGCCCACCTGCATCCCTGCGATGTTAATGCCCTTGTCGCCTAGAACCGTGCACACCGGGCCGATTACCCGCGGTTTGTCAAGGAAGGAGCAGATGAGCATGTAGCCAGAAGGAACTGCGTCCACACGATACCCGTTTATTTGCACTATTCGCGGATCGTCTTTCCCGAATAGCGTGCCCGCAACGGTCTTCGCCTTCTCTTCGCCTTCCATCTGTGTCGTTGTGGTAACGCTAATCAACGAGTTGAAGTTCTCTATCTCATCCGTCTTGCTCTCCGTGATTTTTATCCCGAACTTCTTCGCGATCGCCTCGGCGTTCACGTAATTCACACCGTCGGTGAAGAGCGAGAGGAAGCTCTTCAGGATCGCACGGGTTATCACTCGCGTGTTCTTCCCCACGCCTGCTTCGGCCGAGCCCAATTCGCCTTCATAGGTGACTTTAAATTCCTCGATCCTACCAGATTTTGGCACGAGCTGCGCAGCGAGCAAACCCAATTTCTCCCCCAATTTCAGATATGGCTTTAGGGAGTTCAATATCTCCTCTTCCACGTAGAGCATGTTCACGGTGTTCTTCACCGGCTTGTTCTGCAACGCATCAATTATCTGGTCTGCAATAACCGTAGCAGCAGCCTTCTGCGCTTCTTTTGTGGACGCGCCTAAATGCGGCGTGGTAATCACTTGATCCAGCTCCACCAATTCGCGGTCTTCCGGTGGCTCCTGCTCGAAGACGTCCAGAGCCGCTCCGGCTACTTTACCGCTCTTTATCGCCTCTCGCAACGCATTCTCGTCTATTACTCCTCCGCGTGCACAATTCACCACGCGAACGCCATCCTTCATCAAAGCGAACTCCTTATCGCTGATCAGGTGCCGGGTGTCCTTCGTCAGCGGTGTGTGGAGCGTGATAAAGTCCGCGACCTTGAGCGTTTCGTTCAAACTGGCGAGCGAAATGCCAAGATCCTGTGCCTTCTCTTCGGTAATAAACGGGTCGTAGGCAACGACTTTCATCTCCAGCCCTTTCGCTCGCTTCGCCACTTCTCCGCCCACGCGTCCCAGACCAATGACGCCAAGGACCTTGCCATTCACTTCCACGCCCATGTACTTCTTTCGGTCCCACTTACCGGATTTGAGTGATACGTTCGCATCGGGTATTTTCCGCGACAGGCTGAGCATCATCGCGATCGTGTGCTCCGCCGCGGAGATCGTATTCGCCTCTGGCGAGTTCACCACCAGGATCCCCTTCTCCGTCGCGGTTTCCACGGCTATATTATCCACGCCGACACCCGCGCGGCCTATCACCTTTAACCTGCCAGTGCTTCCGGCTTCTACTATCTCCTTCGTCACTTTCGTGCCGCTTCGTATGACGATCGCATCGTAGTTTGGAATACGCTTTTTTAATTCCTCAGGGCTTAAGTCTAATTCAACATCAACTTCTGCGAACTCACGCAGCCGTTTTATCCCCTCTTCCGAGAGATTATCGGTTACAATTACTCGTTTCATTTTCCCACTTTTTCACCTTTGATACCTTCTACCGCTCTTCTACCTTACCGTCTGAGCGTACTCAACCACCTATAGGGTATCGCTAAATATAAGGTAAGAGTAGAAAAAAAACTGTCGATCTTTGCGACTGAAACAAACGATTCGGGATACGCGATATCGCGCGGATATTTTCGGTGAATGGGAAATGGCAAAAGATAAGGTGATTGGGGTAGAAGTAGTATTATATTACAATTGACGTGAGGTGGATATGACAATGACGGTAATAGAGATAAGAGGCGTAAAAGGCCGGGAAATTCTGGATTCGCGCGGCAACCCTACCGTAGAAGTGGAGGTGCGCACCGCGAACGGGTTTGGTAGGGCGAGCGTGCCTTCAGGAGCATCAACCGGCAGTAAAGAGGCGGTGGAGAAGCGCGATGGGGACCCTAAGAGGTTCAACGGCAAGGGCACGCTCAAAGCGGTTAACGCTGTGAATACCGCGATAAAAGATGCACTCATTGGCATGAACGCTTTGGAACAGCGCGCGATAGATGAGCTGCTGATAGACCTGGATGGTACGGAGAACAAGTCGAATTTTGGCGCGAATGCGATTGTCGGAACTTCGATGGGGGTCTGTAAAGCCGCTGCGGATTCGTTAAAGAAGCCGCTCTTTGAATACATCTGCGAGGACGTTGCGGGTATGACATTGGCGTACGAGCTTCCCGTACCGATGATGAACGTGATAAACGGCGGGCAGCATGCGGGCAACGACCTGAGCATCCAGGAGTTTCTTGTCTTGCCCCTGGGCTTTGACCGGTTCCGTGACGGTTTACGCGCAGGAGTCGAGACGTATCATGCACTTAAGAAGGTGGTTGCGGCTAAATACGGGAATATCGCCACGAACGTCGGGGATGAGGGTGGCTACGCACCGCCCATGCGTGAGACGACTCAACCGCTCGATGCGATAACCAAAGCGATAGCAGAAGCAGGCTATTCGGAAGTTGAGATACGGCTGGGAATGGACGGCGCGGCGTCTTCTTTCTACGACGTAAAAGCCCGGAAGTACCGGATCGATGGCACGCTGAAAGACGGCTCCGAACTCGTCGAGTTCTATAAAGATCTTGTGAAAACGTATCCGATAGCACTGCTCGAAGACCCGTTTGAGGAGGAATCCTTCGAGTTCTTCGCGGAACTCACCGCTCAGATACCGGAACAAATAATCGTCGGCGATGACCTGTTTGTGACGAATGTCAAGCGATTGGAAGAGGGGATAAAGCGCAAAGCGGCAAATGCGGTTCTGCTGAAGTTGAACCAAATCGGCAGCATCTCAGAAACGCTGGATACGATCAATCTGGCGAATCAAAACGGCTACAAAAAGGTGGTCAGCCACCGATCAGGCGAGACCGAAGATTCGTTCATCGCGGACTTCTCCGTCGCAGTCAATGCCGAGATCATCAAAACCGGCGCGCCCGCACGAAGCGAACGAGCGAGTAAGTACAACCAATTACTGCGGATCGAAGAGGCAATGGGCGATACGGCACGAAGTAAAGGGCCCTCAATGCTGTGATTTGCGTTTGATCCGAGGTCATTCCTTCTGGCAGAGTATGAAGAGGTATGCACACTGAATATCCCTTTGACGGCAAGAAGTACGAAAAGGCATCTCAGTGCCAGCGTGGATGGGGTACTGAACTGGTCGACGAGTTGCGTCTGAACGGTGACGAAGCCATTCTCGATCTCGGCTGTGGCAGCGGCGTACTAACACGAGCGCTTGCGGAACGAGTCCCTCGAGGGCGCGTTGTAGGCATTGACAGCTCCCGGTCGATGCTCGAAGCTGCAAGAGCACATAAGACGGAGAATATGGAATTCGAGCTTCTTGACATAACTGAGCTAATGTTCGATGCTGAATTTGACGTGGTATTCTCAAATGCAGTGCTTCATTGGGTGTTGAACCACGAGCAACTCCTGAGGAGGATTTATAATGCCTTGAAGCCTGGAGGGTTCTTGCGCGTGCAATTTGGCGCTGATGGCAATGTCATCAATTTTATCGAGGTAGCCAGAGACGTTATGAAACTGCCGGCGTACACACCGTACTTTATAGGTTTTCGTTGGCCGTGGTACATGCCCACGCCCGCGGAGTACGAAAAGGTGCTGTCGCGTACCGAATTCAGGAATTACCGCGTTTGGGGTGAGAACAAGGATCGCTATTTTTCAGAGGAACGCACGCTGATCAGCATGGTAGAAGAGGCCGGTATAGTTCCTTTTCTCGCGGTGCTTCCGGAAGACGTGAAGCAGGTCTTCAGTAAAGCGGTTTTTGAGCGCTTAATAGCGAAGACGAAGCAGCCAGACGGACGCTGTTTCGAAACGTTTCGCAGGATAAATGTGTATGCGGAGAAATGATGATGGAAGGGAGGGAAATGAAGCCGGGATGAAATGCTCTTAAAAACGCTCACACTGAGGAATTACCGTAAGTATAAGGACGCGTCTGTCGAGTTCCCTGACGGTGTCATTGGTATTATCGGGCTCAACGGCGTTGGGAAGACCACGCTGGTGGAGGCGATCGGCTGGGCTCTCTTCGGGCATAACGCAGCGCGAACAACGAAAGAACTGATAAAACGGGACGGCGCATCGCAAAATGAACCGTGCAGCGTGAATCTGGAGTTCGAGCTGGAGGGCGATCAATACAACGTGGTACGGGAGATGGTGGGCAAGAATTTAGTGCCGAAGGCCCGCCTCGTGTTGAATGGCAGGCTCGTAACGAACAATGCTGATGACGTAACTGCAGTAATAAAGGACAAGATAGGCATGGATTACCAGGCCTTCTTCACGTCGGTCTTCGCGCGGCAGAAAGAGCTGAACGCACTCTCTATCATGAAAGCTGCGGAACGTAAGAAGCTTGTGCTCCGTATGCTCGGCGTAGAACGGATCGAAAAGAGCATACAGGCGATACGAGAGGATAAGCGCGGTAAGGAGAAACGGATCGAGGGCATAAAAGCGGCAACGGTTGATAAAGAGGGCAGGAAGAAGGTCGACGTGCTTACTGAGAAACAGAAGGAGCTGGAGCAAGTACAAGAGGCACTGGTACCGATTATCAAAGAGATAGAATCCGCTACGAGCATGAAAGAGCAGAACGTAACGACTGCAAAAGAGGAATTAGCCCTCGCTACGAGCACTTATGAACGCTACACGACCTTAAACACGAAGCTGAGCGAGCAGCGACGCGATTTGGAGAATACGAAGAAGCGGCGGGAAGAGAAGGAGCAGGAACTTGCGAACTTGCGCGTAAAGAGCAAACGGCTTGAGGAGATTGCGGATGACGAAATGCGGTATTTCCAGTTTCGCGAGCAGAAAGAGAAACTGGAAGACCAGCGGGAAAAGCATCAGCGAAAGCTGGAGTTATTAAAACGTGAGAAGAGGAGCTCGCAGGAGTTCCAGAAGCGCACGGAGCACATAAGCGAGTTGAAGCAGAAGCGTGCGGAATTCAAAGGCATTGAGGAACAGGTGGAATCAACAAAACGAGAAATGGAAGCGCTAAAGAGACAAAAGGAACGCATATACGATTCGCTCGGTGCTCTAAAATCGCAGGTCTTACAGGCTAAGAAGGAAATAGAAGAGCATACTAGGAAGAAGCAGCGAATAGCTGATTTGGGTCCTGAAAGCGAATGTCCATTGTGCGAACGTGAATTAGGGTCACATTACGAGAGTTTGCTAACGAAGCTGCAGGATGAGCTTCGAACCAAGAAGGACGAGCTTCAATCGGTCTTCACGAAGTATAAACGAAAGAAAGAGGAGCTCGCTTCTGCGGAACGAGCGGAAGAAACACTTGCAAAGCAGGCGAAAGAACTGGAGACGCGTGTAACAGCACTGCACGCCCTGGAGACGCGCGTCACGCACGAAGAGCGTGAGTTAGTGCATTGGCAGACGGAATTGGAACAGATAAGAGCCGATTTGACGCCGCTTAGAGATGTGACGTTCGATGCTGCGGCTTACAAAGAGGTTATTGCTACTTTGGAGGAGCTTGAAGCGGTGTATCGCGAAATACTCGGATTACGAGCCGAGATCGGACGTTTAGAGAATGTGAAGAATAACGTGCAAACGTTACGTGAATTGGAACGAGCGACGTCTGATGATCTCGCAGCGTTGCAGCGGCTGATAGTGGATTTAGCGTTTAACAAGCAGGATTACGAGGAGAAGAAGGCGCGATACGAGCGTAAGAAGGAGGAGCTGACCGAATCGAAGCTGCAACTTTTGGAGCAGCGAAACGAGTTTGAAAACGTACGCAGAGATAAAGAGCACGTTATAGGGGAGATAAAGGAGCAAGAGCGGTTACAAGCTGAGAAGGAGAAGGAAGAGACGGAAATTCTGTATCTCACTGTGCTGGAGAAGCTCATGAACGATTTCAAGGTGTATATGGTCGGCAGGATTCGCCCAATGCTCTCTGATTACGCGTCTGACATGCTCAGACGGCTAACGGACGGCAAATACAGCACGATGGAGCTGGATGAGAACTATGATATCTTCATTTATGACGACGGTGCACCGTATGAACTCAATCGGTTCTCCGGTGGTGAGGAGGACCTGGCGAATCTCTGTTTGAGATTGGCCATCTCCGCCGTGGTGACCGAACGCAGTGCGATCCAGACGAATTTTATCATCCTCGATGAGATCTTTGGCTCGCAG is a genomic window of Methanomicrobia archaeon containing:
- the pyrH gene encoding UMP kinase yields the protein MKVVISLGGIFFTDAEKLKNVAAILDELAHSYDLCVVTGGGVKAREYIELARELGANEALCDYMGIALTRINAKLLIAALERAYPEPFLDYKDVAVAKAIGGEGAARIAVMGGVSPGYTTDAVAAILAEYVNADLILIVTSVDGVYDADPRTNSNAKKYNKLSPKELVAVTMKGELKAGSRIVIDPVAAKIIERSGIKTIVIDGRSDPRVIIDAIHGTHNGTEIAK
- a CDS encoding 50S ribosomal protein L32e, whose translation is MMRRRRIKFERYGWRTKKKLSKSWRRPRGHDNKMREHIAAKGARVQVGYRRKKEERGLHPSGVREMLVFNPNDLAQAEAASEEMAVRIAATVGKRKRGAIEAEAAKIGLKVLNPMRTNLT
- a CDS encoding phosphoglycerate dehydrogenase, whose product is MKRVIVTDNLSEEGIKRLREFAEVDVELDLSPEELKKRIPNYDAIVIRSGTKVTKEIVEAGSTGRLKVIGRAGVGVDNIAVETATEKGILVVNSPEANTISAAEHTIAMMLSLSRKIPDANVSLKSGKWDRKKYMGVEVNGKVLGVIGLGRVGGEVAKRAKGLEMKVVAYDPFITEEKAQDLGISLASLNETLKVADFITLHTPLTKDTRHLISDKEFALMKDGVRVVNCARGGVIDENALREAIKSGKVAGAALDVFEQEPPEDRELVELDQVITTPHLGASTKEAQKAAATVIADQIIDALQNKPVKNTVNMLYVEEEILNSLKPYLKLGEKLGLLAAQLVPKSGRIEEFKVTYEGELGSAEAGVGKNTRVITRAILKSFLSLFTDGVNYVNAEAIAKKFGIKITESKTDEIENFNSLISVTTTTQMEGEEKAKTVAGTLFGKDDPRIVQINGYRVDAVPSGYMLICSFLDKPRVIGPVCTVLGDKGINIAGMQVGREKVGGEAVMVINIDSLVSEGCIDEIKDVQNIFDVTLVKL
- the eno gene encoding phosphopyruvate hydratase; protein product: MTMTVIEIRGVKGREILDSRGNPTVEVEVRTANGFGRASVPSGASTGSKEAVEKRDGDPKRFNGKGTLKAVNAVNTAIKDALIGMNALEQRAIDELLIDLDGTENKSNFGANAIVGTSMGVCKAAADSLKKPLFEYICEDVAGMTLAYELPVPMMNVINGGQHAGNDLSIQEFLVLPLGFDRFRDGLRAGVETYHALKKVVAAKYGNIATNVGDEGGYAPPMRETTQPLDAITKAIAEAGYSEVEIRLGMDGAASSFYDVKARKYRIDGTLKDGSELVEFYKDLVKTYPIALLEDPFEEESFEFFAELTAQIPEQIIVGDDLFVTNVKRLEEGIKRKAANAVLLKLNQIGSISETLDTINLANQNGYKKVVSHRSGETEDSFIADFSVAVNAEIIKTGAPARSERASKYNQLLRIEEAMGDTARSKGPSML
- a CDS encoding methyltransferase domain-containing protein, which codes for MHTEYPFDGKKYEKASQCQRGWGTELVDELRLNGDEAILDLGCGSGVLTRALAERVPRGRVVGIDSSRSMLEAARAHKTENMEFELLDITELMFDAEFDVVFSNAVLHWVLNHEQLLRRIYNALKPGGFLRVQFGADGNVINFIEVARDVMKLPAYTPYFIGFRWPWYMPTPAEYEKVLSRTEFRNYRVWGENKDRYFSEERTLISMVEEAGIVPFLAVLPEDVKQVFSKAVFERLIAKTKQPDGRCFETFRRINVYAEK
- a CDS encoding SMC family ATPase translates to MLLKTLTLRNYRKYKDASVEFPDGVIGIIGLNGVGKTTLVEAIGWALFGHNAARTTKELIKRDGASQNEPCSVNLEFELEGDQYNVVREMVGKNLVPKARLVLNGRLVTNNADDVTAVIKDKIGMDYQAFFTSVFARQKELNALSIMKAAERKKLVLRMLGVERIEKSIQAIREDKRGKEKRIEGIKAATVDKEGRKKVDVLTEKQKELEQVQEALVPIIKEIESATSMKEQNVTTAKEELALATSTYERYTTLNTKLSEQRRDLENTKKRREEKEQELANLRVKSKRLEEIADDEMRYFQFREQKEKLEDQREKHQRKLELLKREKRSSQEFQKRTEHISELKQKRAEFKGIEEQVESTKREMEALKRQKERIYDSLGALKSQVLQAKKEIEEHTRKKQRIADLGPESECPLCERELGSHYESLLTKLQDELRTKKDELQSVFTKYKRKKEELASAERAEETLAKQAKELETRVTALHALETRVTHEERELVHWQTELEQIRADLTPLRDVTFDAAAYKEVIATLEELEAVYREILGLRAEIGRLENVKNNVQTLRELERATSDDLAALQRLIVDLAFNKQDYEEKKARYERKKEELTESKLQLLEQRNEFENVRRDKEHVIGEIKEQERLQAEKEKEETEILYLTVLEKLMNDFKVYMVGRIRPMLSDYASDMLRRLTDGKYSTMELDENYDIFIYDDGAPYELNRFSGGEEDLANLCLRLAISAVVTERSAIQTNFIILDEIFGSQDAYRKRNIIQALNALSKKFRQIFLITHIEDVRDYMEYVLRVTEDEEGVSWVKVGE